The nucleotide window GAACATTTACGATGGAAGAGGTTGTAGGACGCTTCCGAGGCGATAACACGGTATTCAAAAGAGAAAAAATCGACTATATGGACGTATCACCAAGACAGGTAGTATCTGTTGCCACGGCGTGTATACCGTTCTTAGAAAACGATGACTCGAACCGTGCGTTAATGGGTGCGAACATGCAACGTCAAGCTGTTCCATTATTAAATCCTGAAGCACCTTTCGTAGGTACAGGTATGGAGCATGTAGATGCGCGTGACTCAGGTGCCGCAGTTGTAGCAAAATTCGAAGGAATTGTTGAGCATGTAGAAGCACGTTCAATTCACGTTCGTCGTATTGAAACAATTGATGGCAAAGAGGTTAAAGGCGATTTAACGAAATATAAAGTACAAAAATTCGTTCGTTCAAACCAAGGTACATCATATAACCAACGCCCGATTGTTAAAGTTGGTGACCGCGTGAAGCCGAAAGATATTTTGGCAGATGGTCCATCAATGGAAAGAGGCGAGTTAGCGCTTGGACGCAACGTATTAGTAGCCTTCATGACATGGGACGGCTTCAACTATGAAGATGCTGTTATTATGAGTGAACGCCTTGTAAAAGACGATGTATACACATCTGTTCATATTGAAGAATATGAATCAGAGTCTCGCGATACGAAGCTTGGACCTGAAGAAATTACACGTGATATTCCGAACGTTGGGGAAGATGCACTACGCAATTTAGATGAGCGTGGTATTATCCGTATCGGTGCGGAAGTACGCGATGGTGATATTCTTGTAGGGAAAGTAACGCCTAAAGGGGTTACTGAGTTAACTGCAGAAGAACGCTTATTACATGCAATCTTCGGTGAAAAAGCTCGTGAAGTACGTGATACGTCTCTACGTGTACCACACGGAGCCGGCGGTATCGTACTTGATGTAAAAGTGTTCAATCGAGAAGATGGCGATGAGCTACCACCAGGTGTTAACCAATTAGTTCGTGCTTATATCGTTCAAAAGCGTAAAATTCGAGTTGGGGATAAAATGGCTGGACGTCATGGTAACAAAGGGGTAATTTCGCGTATTTTACCAGAAGAAGATATGCCGTTTATGCCAGATGGTACACCTGTTGATATCATGTTAAACCCACTTGGCGTACCTTCACGTATGAATATCGGACAAGTGCTAGAGCTACACTTAGGTATGGCTTCACGTTATTTAGGTATTCATATGGCAACACCAGTATTTGATGGTGCCAACGAAGAAGACGTTTGGGAAACGATGGAAGAAGCGGGTATGGACCGTGATGGTAAAACAATCCTGTATGATGGACGCTCAGGTGAGCCATTTGATAACCGTGTATCAGTAGGGATCATGTATATGATTAAACTTGCGCATATGGTTGATGATAAGCTACACGCACGTTCAACAGGACCATACTCATTAGTAACGCAACAGCCGCTTGGTGGTAAAGCACAATTCGGTGGTCAGCGCTTCGGTGAGATGGAGGTTTGGGCACTTGAAGCATACGGTGCTGCATACACATTACAAGAGATTTTAACTGTAAAATCAGATGATGTTGTAGGACGTGTGAAAACATACGAAGCAATCGTTAAAGGTGAAAGTGTACCAGAGCCAGGCGTTCCTGAATCGTTTAAAGTTCTAATTAAAGAGCTTCAATCACTAGGTATGGATGTAAAAATGCTAACAATCAACGATGAAGAAGTAGAACTTCGTGATCTTGACGAGGAAGAAGATCTTCAACCGGCTGATGCATTAAATATTATACCAGCTGATGAGGAAGACGACGCAGTAGAAACTGTTGAATAATAAGATTAACATTTCAATAAAATAGTAATGAACTGTCTGAGAAGTGTCGCATTCAATCGCTTTTCAGACAGTCATATTCTTTTGCAAGATTAGATAAATGTCGAGCTACGGAAAAGTCTTTATAAAGACTCAGACTAAAGGGAGGTAGGCTCCTTGATAGACGTTAATGAATTTGAATATATGAAAATTGGCTTAGCTTCTCCAGATAAGATTCGTTCTTGGTCATACGGCGAAGTGAAGAAGCCAGAAACAATCAACTACCGTACATTAAAACCAGAAAAGGATGGTCTTTTCTGTGAGCGCATTTTCGGACCTACAAAGGACTGGGAGTGTCATTGCGGTAAATATAAACGCGTACGCTATAAAGGTGTAGTTTGTGATCGCTGTGGCGTAGAAGTAACACGTGCGAAAGTACGTCGTGAACGTATGGGACATATTGAGCTAGCAGCTCCTGTATCTCATATTTGGTATTTTAAAGGTATTCCTAGCCGTATGGGTCTTATTTTAGATATGTCTCCACGCGCGCTTGAAGAAGTTATTTATTTTGCGTCTTATGTCGTAATTGATCCAGCAGATACAAACTTAGAAAGCAAGCAATTGCTTTCTGAAAAAGAATATCGTGCTTACCGCGAAAAATTTGGTGCAACGTTTGATGCAGCGATGGGTGCGGAAGCAATCAAAAAATTGCTTGAGAAAATCGACCTTGAGAGCGAAACAGTAACATTAAAAGAAGAATTAAAAACAGCG belongs to Lysinibacillus louembei and includes:
- the rpoB gene encoding DNA-directed RNA polymerase subunit beta, with the translated sequence MNKLTGQLVQYGRHRQRRSFARIKEVLELPNLIEIQTASYEWFFAEGLREMFHDISPIEDFTGNLALEFVDYALGEPKYEVDECKERDVTYAAPLRVKVRLHNKETGEVKEQDVFMGDFPLMTETGTFIINGAERVIVSQLVRSPSVYFHDKTDKNGKKGFGATVIPNRGAWLEYETDAKDVVYVRIDRTRKLPVTVLLRALGFGSDQEIIDIIGDNEYLRNTLEKDNTESTEKALLEIYERLRPGEPPTVESAKSLLYSRFFDAKRYDLANVGRYKMNKKLHIKNRLFNQTIAETLADPETGEILVEKGTVLDRRTLDKLIPYLENGIGFRKLSQVGGVLEDDVTIQTIKIYAPNDESQKEINVISNAYVEEEVKNIVPADILASVSYFFNLLYGVGNTDDIDHLGNRRIRSVGELLQNQFRIGLSRMERVVRERMSINDTAAIVPQQLINIRPVIASIKEFFGSSQLSQFMDQTNPLAELTNKRRLSALGPGGLTRERAGMEVRDVHYSHYGRMCPIETPEGPNIGLINSLSSFAKINKFGFIETPYRRVDPDTGQVTEQIDYLTADEEDNYVVAQANSILNEDGTFTMEEVVGRFRGDNTVFKREKIDYMDVSPRQVVSVATACIPFLENDDSNRALMGANMQRQAVPLLNPEAPFVGTGMEHVDARDSGAAVVAKFEGIVEHVEARSIHVRRIETIDGKEVKGDLTKYKVQKFVRSNQGTSYNQRPIVKVGDRVKPKDILADGPSMERGELALGRNVLVAFMTWDGFNYEDAVIMSERLVKDDVYTSVHIEEYESESRDTKLGPEEITRDIPNVGEDALRNLDERGIIRIGAEVRDGDILVGKVTPKGVTELTAEERLLHAIFGEKAREVRDTSLRVPHGAGGIVLDVKVFNREDGDELPPGVNQLVRAYIVQKRKIRVGDKMAGRHGNKGVISRILPEEDMPFMPDGTPVDIMLNPLGVPSRMNIGQVLELHLGMASRYLGIHMATPVFDGANEEDVWETMEEAGMDRDGKTILYDGRSGEPFDNRVSVGIMYMIKLAHMVDDKLHARSTGPYSLVTQQPLGGKAQFGGQRFGEMEVWALEAYGAAYTLQEILTVKSDDVVGRVKTYEAIVKGESVPEPGVPESFKVLIKELQSLGMDVKMLTINDEEVELRDLDEEEDLQPADALNIIPADEEDDAVETVE